From the Pelorhabdus rhamnosifermentans genome, the window GAATACCAAGTGATTTTAATTTGCGATACAGTGTACTACGATTTATCCCTAACCTCTTTGAAGCTTCTTTCTGATTATAATTTGTTTCCTCTAAAACATGCAAAATCTTTGCCCGCTCAGAACAATCATTCTCGGCAATATTCAAAGAATCCCCTTTCAAAGCCGCCTCCGCCGGAACATCAAACAGGTTTTCTAAAAAATTAGACGACACAACCTTTTCTTTCGCTACAATCACTAGCCGTTCCATAACATTGCGAAGTTGCCGGATATTTCCAGGCCATTCATAGGTGTTCACCAGTTCCTTCGCTTTCTTATCCAAAATCACTTCGCGCTGAAACAGCTGATTATACATTCCGATAAAATGTTCAGCAAGAATACCTGCGTCACCACGACGTTCTTTAAGAGAAGGGACTTGAATCGGAAGTACATTGATTCGATAATAAAGGTCCTCCCGAAAATCTCCCTTGGTAACTAATTGACTAAGATTCTTATTCGTCGCTGCAATAATTCTAATATCAACAGGCAAATATTTATCATCACCTAATCTCATAATCCGTCTTTCTTGAATCACACGCAATAATGCCATCTGAGCCACTTTATCCATTTCTCCGATTTCATCCAAAAAAATTGTTCCGCCATGAGCTAACTCAAAAAAACCCGCTTTCCCTTTTTTATTCGCTCCCGTAAATGCACCTTCGACATATCCAAACAATTCACTTTCCAATAAGCTTGACGGAATAGCTCCACAATTGACGGCAACAAATGGACGTTTTTTTCGTCTGCTGGCATTATGAATACCTTGAGCGAATAACTCCTTCCCCGTCCCTGACGCCCCCAGAATCAACACAGTTGCATCAATACCTGCATAATCTTCAGCAATTTGCTTAACTGACATAATTTGTGGTGAACCCCCGATAATATCACTTAGATGATATTGTGCTGATAAACCCTTTTTATAGTTTTCCTTACGAATCGTGGCTTCCATT encodes:
- a CDS encoding sigma-54-dependent Fis family transcriptional regulator; this translates as MKRIVFIAPYQEILKSGEQIIKKLDFIDKVDCILGDLTRGIAIARQAERNGADVIVTRGGTAELITNAGIQVPVVEIPITFQDLAEALLAAKAITKQEKPKIAVMAFQNMIRSIEVFAKVMDVQIMVYLLRSEEEIASTVEKALRDHPDILIGGMHTTEIAERKGMRTIFLTSGEESFRTAFLQAEKVSYARRLEKERMKKFRVLVDYSVQGILSIDGHKRIEIMNTAAERLLGRPLKQVQGKSLEKLCPDLLLDNCLREGQVYRGKLVQIQGRKFMANVIPIDIDGNITGAMITLEDVSQIVEMEATIRKENYKKGLSAQYHLSDIIGGSPQIMSVKQIAEDYAGIDATVLILGASGTGKELFAQGIHNASRRKKRPFVAVNCGAIPSSLLESELFGYVEGAFTGANKKGKAGFFELAHGGTIFLDEIGEMDKVAQMALLRVIQERRIMRLGDDKYLPVDIRIIAATNKNLSQLVTKGDFREDLYYRINVLPIQVPSLKERRGDAGILAEHFIGMYNQLFQREVILDKKAKELVNTYEWPGNIRQLRNVMERLVIVAKEKVVSSNFLENLFDVPAEAALKGDSLNIAENDCSERAKILHVLEETNYNQKEASKRLGINRSTLYRKLKSLGIHLKRTCTT